A single genomic interval of Alcaligenes sp. SDU_A2 harbors:
- a CDS encoding FAD-dependent monooxygenase, protein MNATDFDIAICGAGPVGTALALLLAKQHPHPDRIAVLGKNFDLARTEHVQGDPRTLALNHGSLRLLQGQLQAWPRRAAPMRTVHVSQQGRLGRCLIQAHEMGVADLGAVVHYDDLLEKLHARLRDSGVTLIPAQIAQANSAPGHMRVQHDAGQSSALLAIQCDGARPNGLRREYKQHALLTTVRASRPQDGWAYERFTAHGPLAALPHPDGADLYGIVWCNGPERSQTLAELPESDFQHALMQAFGERLGQLHTVSDRHLFPLAFHAGPSRLAERMLAVGNAAQTLHPVAGQGLNLGLRDVAQLAHSLAPWQSDCRQSPTPFLTRYARLRRPDRWLTAAITDTLPRLFATHNPLIQHACGLGLLAMDTLPLARLPFARQLLQGLRA, encoded by the coding sequence ATGAACGCCACCGACTTTGATATTGCCATCTGTGGGGCCGGCCCGGTCGGCACGGCCCTGGCCTTGCTCTTGGCCAAGCAACACCCGCATCCGGACCGTATAGCCGTCTTGGGCAAGAATTTCGACCTGGCAAGGACCGAGCACGTTCAGGGCGACCCGCGCACGCTGGCACTGAACCACGGCAGCCTGCGACTGCTTCAGGGACAATTGCAAGCCTGGCCGCGCCGGGCCGCCCCCATGCGCACCGTGCATGTGTCCCAGCAAGGACGGCTAGGTCGCTGCCTGATCCAGGCGCACGAAATGGGCGTCGCCGATCTGGGTGCGGTCGTCCACTACGACGATCTGCTCGAAAAGCTGCATGCACGCCTGCGTGACAGTGGCGTCACCCTGATCCCAGCCCAGATTGCCCAGGCAAACTCGGCCCCAGGCCATATGCGGGTCCAGCACGACGCCGGGCAATCGTCGGCCCTGCTGGCGATCCAGTGCGACGGCGCGCGACCCAACGGCCTGCGCCGCGAATACAAGCAACATGCCTTGCTGACCACGGTGCGCGCCAGCCGCCCACAAGACGGCTGGGCCTACGAGCGCTTCACCGCCCACGGCCCCCTGGCCGCCCTGCCGCACCCCGATGGGGCCGATTTATACGGCATTGTGTGGTGCAACGGCCCCGAACGCAGCCAAACGCTGGCCGAACTGCCCGAGTCAGACTTCCAGCACGCCTTGATGCAGGCCTTTGGCGAACGCCTGGGGCAATTGCACACCGTCTCGGACCGACATCTCTTTCCGCTCGCCTTTCATGCCGGACCCAGTCGGCTGGCCGAACGCATGCTGGCGGTCGGCAATGCGGCCCAGACCCTACACCCGGTCGCCGGCCAAGGCCTGAATCTGGGTTTGCGCGATGTGGCCCAACTGGCACACAGCCTGGCCCCCTGGCAGTCCGATTGTCGCCAGAGCCCAACCCCCTTTCTAACCCGCTACGCCCGCTTGCGCCGTCCAGACCGCTGGTTGACCGCTGCCATCACCGACACGTTGCCGCGTCTGTTCGCCACGCACAATCCGCTGATCCAGCACGCCTGTGGGCTGGGCCTGCTGGCCATGGACACCTTACCCCTGGCCCGCCTGCCCTTTGCCCGCCAGCTTCTGCAAGGTCTGCGCGCCTGA
- a CDS encoding cytochrome c oxidase assembly protein, translating to MNLMDWLTPWEFSPVLLATFLLVIVLYIRGRRVHRPNCVRQCFFWIGLILLYLSLHTRLDYYAERMFFIHRAQHLILHHLGPLFLMGAYPGQTLRAGLPLVWRRRLAAWLRRPSGRRTQAVLTHPVLVAFLFVFLVLVWMLPVVQFYSMLDWRLYRLMNWSVVISGILYWNLILDRRPSPPARLSVGGRILSPVITMVPQMIVGAVITFTEYDLYPIFDLCGRAIAGMDAVADQVMGGLIMWVLAGLVEVFGLLYALGTLMRLSARNRLPESPRRPARVPAPAP from the coding sequence ATGAACCTGATGGACTGGCTGACCCCGTGGGAATTTTCGCCCGTCTTGCTGGCGACGTTTCTGTTGGTCATCGTGCTGTACATTCGGGGGCGGCGAGTCCATCGGCCCAATTGCGTGCGTCAGTGTTTTTTCTGGATCGGTCTGATTCTGTTGTACCTGTCGCTGCATACGCGTCTGGACTATTACGCAGAGCGCATGTTTTTCATTCATCGGGCCCAGCACTTGATCCTGCATCATCTGGGCCCGCTGTTCTTGATGGGGGCCTATCCGGGCCAGACGCTACGGGCCGGCTTGCCCCTGGTTTGGCGGCGTCGTTTGGCCGCCTGGCTGCGTCGCCCATCCGGACGCCGCACGCAGGCCGTTTTGACCCATCCTGTGCTGGTCGCATTCCTGTTCGTGTTTCTGGTGCTGGTCTGGATGTTGCCTGTCGTCCAGTTCTACTCCATGCTGGATTGGCGTCTGTACCGGTTGATGAATTGGTCTGTGGTCATCAGCGGCATTTTGTACTGGAATCTGATTCTGGATCGTCGGCCGTCGCCGCCCGCACGCTTGTCGGTCGGCGGACGCATTCTGTCGCCTGTCATCACTATGGTGCCGCAAATGATTGTGGGTGCCGTCATAACCTTTACCGAATACGATCTCTATCCTATCTTCGATCTGTGCGGCCGGGCCATAGCGGGCATGGATGCGGTGGCCGATCAGGTAATGGGCGGTCTGATCATGTGGGTGCTGGCGGGGCTGGTCGAGGTGTTCGGCCTGCTTTATGCTTTGGGCACCTTGATGCGGCTGTCCGCGCGCAATCGTTTGCCCGAATCGCCGCGTCGCCCCGCACGTGTGCCGGCCCCGGCTCCCTGA